Proteins from one Bacteroidia bacterium genomic window:
- the tatA gene encoding twin-arginine translocase TatA/TatE family subunit, which translates to MFGGQEIIIILIIVLLLFGGTKIPQLMRGLGRGMNEFKKAKDGVYDELDINDTKTTKTDKSSTTKSAENNK; encoded by the coding sequence ATGTTTGGCGGACAGGAAATAATAATAATTTTAATTATAGTATTACTTCTTTTCGGCGGAACAAAAATTCCTCAGCTAATGCGTGGTTTAGGCAGAGGAATGAACGAGTTTAAAAAAGCTAAAGATGGTGTTTATGATGAACTAGATATTAATGATACTAAAACTACTAAAACTGATAAAAGTAGTACTACAAAATCAGCTGAAAATAACAAAT
- a CDS encoding molybdopterin molybdotransferase MoeA, whose product MILFEDALRTVLEKAKCADKEKVKLLDSTNRFLAQNIIADIDMPPFDKSAVDGYACKIDDIHNNLEVLETIAAGDVPKNNIKQNQCSKIMTGAMLPEGADCVLMVEHTQKIDETHIKLTTEKTGINIAYKAEDIKKDTVLLKEGLLIQPQHIALIASVGYSELLVYKQPRVAVLTTGSELVEPDTKPALGQIRNSNAWQIYSQVQKINAIPVYFGIIEDTEEKTDLAIKKAISENDVVILTGGVSMGDFDFVPKILKQNNVDLIFEKIKIRPGKPTVFGVHKDAFVFGLPGNPVSSFVLFEILVKPFLQKMMGSNEVQKNIYLTLGTDFKRAKADVMLWVPSKINEKGEVVPVEYHRSAHVSSLCNADVLFPVSIGVFELKKGDIVNVRQI is encoded by the coding sequence ATGATACTATTTGAAGATGCATTAAGAACTGTATTAGAAAAAGCTAAATGTGCTGATAAGGAGAAAGTTAAGTTATTGGATTCAACTAACCGATTTCTTGCTCAAAATATAATTGCCGATATAGATATGCCACCTTTTGATAAATCGGCAGTTGATGGTTATGCTTGTAAAATTGACGACATTCATAATAATCTTGAAGTTTTGGAAACAATTGCTGCCGGAGATGTTCCAAAAAATAACATTAAGCAGAATCAATGTTCAAAAATAATGACAGGCGCAATGTTACCCGAAGGTGCAGATTGTGTATTAATGGTTGAACACACTCAGAAAATAGACGAGACTCACATAAAATTAACTACAGAAAAAACAGGGATTAATATTGCATACAAGGCTGAAGATATTAAAAAAGATACAGTTTTATTAAAAGAGGGTTTACTTATACAACCGCAACATATTGCACTAATAGCTTCTGTTGGATATTCTGAATTATTAGTTTACAAACAACCAAGAGTTGCTGTATTAACTACTGGAAGCGAACTTGTTGAACCTGACACTAAACCTGCATTAGGTCAAATAAGAAACAGCAATGCATGGCAGATATATTCTCAGGTTCAGAAAATAAATGCTATTCCTGTTTATTTTGGAATAATTGAAGATACTGAAGAAAAAACTGATTTGGCAATAAAAAAAGCCATTTCTGAAAATGATGTTGTAATATTAACCGGCGGAGTATCAATGGGCGACTTTGATTTTGTGCCTAAAATACTTAAACAAAATAATGTAGATTTAATTTTCGAAAAAATAAAAATCAGACCTGGAAAACCTACTGTATTTGGTGTGCATAAAGATGCATTTGTTTTTGGTTTACCAGGTAATCCTGTATCATCATTTGTACTTTTTGAAATATTAGTTAAGCCATTTTTACAAAAAATGATGGGTTCAAATGAAGTACAAAAAAATATTTATTTGACATTAGGTACTGACTTTAAAAGAGCAAAAGCCGATGTTATGTTATGGGTGCCATCAAAAATTAACGAAAAAGGAGAAGTCGTTCCAGTTGAATACCACCGCTCAGCCCATGTTTCATCTCTATGCAATGCCGATGTGCTTTTCCCGGTAAGTATTGGTGTATTTGAATTAAAGAAAGGGGATATAGTAAATGTTAGACAGATATAA
- a CDS encoding radical SAM protein, producing MLDRYNRDIHYLRISVTDRCNLRCKYCMPEDGVKLIDHKDILSFEEIYEFTKIAVKNGINKVRITGGEPLVRKNILELIKLLSQIKELNDLSLTTNAILLKDFAKPLSEAGLKRVNISLDTLNPEKFKEITRGGDINKVIEGIEAAINAGLRPIKINCVVNKSQNEPDALQVKKFCEKHGLMVRFIHQMNLETGEFSVVEGGTGGDCNNCNKLRLSSDGYLRPCLFNDIAYNVRELGAEKAIEMAIGNKPKCGTYSLSNKFNAIGG from the coding sequence ATGTTAGACAGATATAACAGAGACATACATTATTTAAGGATTTCTGTTACCGATCGTTGCAATCTGCGATGCAAATATTGTATGCCTGAAGACGGTGTAAAGCTTATTGACCATAAGGATATATTATCATTTGAGGAAATTTATGAGTTTACTAAAATTGCTGTAAAAAATGGCATAAATAAAGTAAGAATTACAGGTGGTGAGCCTCTTGTAAGAAAAAATATTTTAGAACTTATAAAATTATTATCACAAATTAAGGAGCTTAATGATTTATCTCTAACAACAAACGCAATATTATTAAAAGATTTTGCAAAACCATTATCTGAAGCAGGTTTAAAAAGGGTAAATATTAGTCTCGACACTTTAAATCCTGAAAAATTCAAAGAAATTACAAGAGGTGGTGATATTAATAAAGTAATTGAAGGTATTGAAGCTGCAATTAATGCAGGTCTAAGACCTATTAAAATAAATTGTGTTGTTAATAAATCCCAGAATGAACCAGATGCATTACAAGTAAAAAAGTTTTGCGAAAAACACGGTTTAATGGTTCGGTTTATTCATCAAATGAATTTAGAAACAGGTGAATTTTCTGTTGTAGAAGGTGGAACGGGAGGCGATTGTAATAATTGTAACAAATTGCGATTATCAAGTGATGGTTATTTAAGACCATGTTTGTTTAATGACATTGCATATAATGTTAGAGAATTGGGCGCCGAAAAAGCCATAGAAATGGCTATAGGAAATAAACCCAAATGTGGCACCTACAGTTTATCTAATAAATTCAATGCAATTGGAGGATAA
- a CDS encoding TIGR02117 family protein, with product MLKKIIKIISIFILSLILLPALYMLIAYIFSHIQIEAKKESGKTISVYILTNGVHTDIVMPIKNDQYDWSKEIKFEYTKKKDSLMQFIAIGWGDKGFYLETPTWADLKFTTAFNAAFGLSNSAIHATFYKKIEESESCIKINISKKQYFNLIKYILRSLKKDKNGHFINIKTNANYGDNDAFYEAYGSYSLLHTCNTWTNISLVSCGQKACMWTPFDKGIFYQYNKDK from the coding sequence ATGTTAAAAAAGATTATTAAAATAATTTCTATTTTCATTCTTTCTTTAATATTATTGCCGGCACTTTACATGTTAATCGCTTATATATTTTCGCATATTCAGATTGAAGCTAAAAAAGAGTCAGGTAAAACTATTTCAGTATATATTTTAACAAATGGAGTTCATACTGACATAGTAATGCCAATAAAAAATGACCAATACGACTGGAGTAAAGAAATAAAATTTGAATACACAAAAAAGAAAGACTCTTTAATGCAGTTTATTGCAATAGGGTGGGGCGATAAAGGGTTTTATCTTGAAACTCCAACATGGGCAGATTTAAAATTTACAACTGCATTTAATGCAGCATTTGGTTTAAGCAACTCGGCAATACATGCAACATTTTATAAGAAAATTGAAGAATCAGAAAGTTGTATAAAAATAAATATAAGCAAAAAACAATATTTTAATTTAATAAAATATATTTTAAGAAGCCTTAAGAAAGATAAAAACGGGCATTTTATAAATATTAAGACTAATGCCAATTATGGTGATAATGATGCATTTTACGAGGCTTATGGAAGCTATTCGCTTTTGCACACCTGTAATACATGGACAAATATCAGTCTAGTTTCTTGTGGTCAGAAAGCCTGTATGTGGACGCCATTTGACAAAGGAATATTTTATCAATATAATAAAGATAAATAG
- a CDS encoding T9SS type A sorting domain-containing protein, whose amino-acid sequence MKKLSLFTVLICLTGLVNAQFIISGQHSINDYHYQFVPDSIVINIPQNPPNYNPQFYLIDINNDGIMDFQFALRPPTTALGMNSDYCTLSGLNNNNVALGYFDTCYTNTGVYVNRFGIAHEFNYNYSINSNANWDSLVYLNYYTVYTGSYGCGCPNCSFTAYIGVRVQVASSYKYGWIKIAGLTFNPWGNTTLTMGEFACENIGNGVNMHTNNRELKSVYPNPANDKLTIESLQKSIILISDMQGQVILEQNLKQGITDINISGLSKGIYILKQVGNNKTEVTRIIKE is encoded by the coding sequence ATGAAAAAACTTTCACTCTTTACTGTATTAATTTGTTTGACGGGTTTGGTCAATGCACAATTCATTATTTCTGGACAACATAGTATAAATGATTACCATTACCAATTTGTACCTGATAGTATAGTAATTAACATCCCCCAAAACCCACCGAATTATAATCCGCAATTTTATTTGATTGATATAAATAATGATGGAATCATGGACTTCCAATTTGCACTTCGTCCTCCTACTACAGCTTTAGGTATGAATTCGGATTATTGTACTTTAAGCGGTCTTAATAACAATAATGTTGCTTTAGGTTATTTCGATACTTGTTATACAAATACTGGCGTATATGTAAATAGGTTTGGAATAGCTCATGAATTTAATTACAATTACTCTATAAATTCAAATGCAAATTGGGATAGTTTAGTTTACTTGAATTATTATACTGTGTATACAGGAAGTTACGGTTGTGGATGCCCAAATTGCTCATTCACCGCTTACATTGGTGTACGTGTACAAGTAGCTTCTTCTTATAAATATGGCTGGATTAAGATTGCTGGCCTTACATTTAATCCATGGGGCAATACAACTTTAACAATGGGGGAATTTGCTTGTGAAAATATTGGTAATGGTGTAAATATGCATACAAATAACAGAGAACTGAAATCAGTTTATCCAAACCCTGCAAATGATAAATTGACTATTGAGTCCCTGCAAAAATCAATCATATTAATTTCAGACATGCAAGGACAAGTAATTTTAGAACAAAATTTAAAGCAAGGAATAACTGATATTAATATAAGTGGACTTTCAAAAGGAATTTACATTTTAAAACAAGTTGGAAATAATAAAACCGAGGTGACAAGAATTATTAAAGAGTAA
- a CDS encoding YjbQ family protein: MKSYRKELWFDIKSRRELINITPFVNQCLIDSGIKEGLCLVNAMHITASVFINDDESGLHHDFEVWLEKLAPEKPYSQYKHNGFEDNADAHLKRTIMGREVVVAITNGKLDFGPWEQIFYGEFDGKRRKRLLVKIIGE; this comes from the coding sequence ATGAAATCCTACCGTAAAGAACTTTGGTTCGATATTAAAAGCCGACGTGAGTTAATTAATATAACTCCTTTTGTAAATCAGTGTTTGATTGATAGTGGTATTAAAGAAGGACTATGCCTGGTAAATGCTATGCATATAACTGCAAGTGTTTTTATAAACGATGATGAATCTGGCTTACATCATGATTTTGAAGTGTGGCTCGAAAAACTTGCACCCGAAAAGCCATATTCGCAATACAAACACAATGGTTTTGAGGACAATGCAGATGCTCATTTAAAACGTACAATTATGGGTCGCGAAGTTGTTGTAGCTATAACAAATGGTAAACTAGACTTTGGTCCTTGGGAACAAATTTTTTACGGAGAATTTGACGGAAAGCGTAGAAAAAGATTATTGGTGAAAATTATTGGAGAATAG
- the truA gene encoding tRNA pseudouridine(38-40) synthase TruA — MRYFFHIGYNGTHYRGWQRQINANSIQQVFEENLSLVLKSQITCIGCGRTDAEVHASQYFFHIDVSEKWDFDLLARLNIMLPRDIAVFDIIEVKENSHAQFDAISRTYDYFIHTYKDPFLNELSSLYIERSLDLSKMQVAANLLKKYTDFRALCLTPDKGTTTLCNITSANLFVSENEDKIRFQISSNRFLRGMVRIIVRMLLDIGKGNLSIAEFENYLISREIETEHKLAFPQGLYLSKVTYPFLDIKQRAEFAAFINNWVLV; from the coding sequence TTGAGATATTTTTTTCATATCGGTTATAACGGCACTCATTATCGTGGCTGGCAAAGACAAATAAATGCTAATAGCATACAACAAGTATTTGAAGAGAATTTAAGTCTGGTTCTTAAAAGTCAAATAACTTGTATTGGTTGTGGAAGAACAGATGCAGAAGTACATGCAAGTCAATATTTCTTTCATATTGATGTTTCGGAGAAATGGGATTTTGATTTATTGGCTCGTTTAAATATAATGTTACCTAGAGATATTGCCGTTTTTGACATAATTGAAGTTAAAGAAAACTCGCATGCACAATTTGATGCAATAAGCAGAACTTACGATTATTTTATTCATACATATAAAGATCCATTCCTTAATGAGCTTTCTTCACTTTATATTGAAAGAAGTCTGGATTTATCAAAAATGCAAGTTGCTGCAAATTTGCTTAAAAAATATACAGACTTCAGAGCACTTTGCTTAACTCCTGATAAAGGAACTACAACCCTTTGTAACATTACTTCTGCAAATTTATTTGTTTCTGAAAATGAAGATAAAATTAGATTTCAGATTTCATCTAACCGGTTTTTAAGAGGAATGGTAAGAATTATTGTTAGAATGTTACTTGATATTGGTAAGGGAAATTTGAGTATAGCTGAGTTTGAAAATTATTTAATTTCCAGAGAAATTGAGACTGAACATAAACTTGCTTTTCCGCAAGGGTTGTATCTTTCAAAAGTTACTTATCCATTTTTAGATATAAAACAAAGGGCAGAATTTGCTGCTTTTATAAATAATTGGGTTTTAGTATAG
- a CDS encoding phospho-sugar mutase: MTDNRLERATQKAEKWLETGFDAETCKSVKELLNNPKELTEAFADDLEFGTGGLRGIMGVGTNRMNIYTVQMATQGFSNHINKAFPKQKDLKVAIAYDSRNNSKIFAEATANVFSANGFKVFLFESLRPTPELSYAVRKLQCIGGVVITASHNPKEYNGYKAYWTDGGQLVPPHDKNVITEVIAIKSFSDVKNKVVDGSITMLGKEFDELYIDEIVKTSLSPESIKNNHNLNIVYTPIHGSGVNLVPLALSKIGFTNVNILKEQSKPDGDFPTVKSPNPEEKAALNLALEMAAKINADLILATDPDADRVGVAVKNFNGEHILLNGNQTASLLTFYMLSKYKENHLLRGNEYIVKTIVTTELLASIANDFNVEYFDVLTGFKYIAEVIRENEGKKKYICGGEESYGFLVGDYVRDKDAVSACAMIAECAAWAKDNGKTLYSLLIDIYCKYGFYKESLLSITKKGSEGQEEIKKMMKTFRQNPPMEIAGSKVSCMKDYLLQIDHDFTNNSKKSIDQPKSDVLQFITADGSVVSIRPSGTEPKIKFYFGVKEPLSSPAKFDEVNKKLDTKIEKIIESLKLQ; encoded by the coding sequence ATGACTGATAATAGACTTGAAAGAGCTACCCAGAAAGCTGAGAAATGGTTAGAAACTGGCTTTGATGCCGAAACGTGTAAAAGTGTAAAAGAGCTTTTAAACAATCCTAAAGAATTAACTGAAGCTTTTGCAGATGATTTGGAATTTGGAACAGGTGGCCTACGTGGAATTATGGGTGTTGGCACAAACAGAATGAATATTTATACTGTACAGATGGCAACACAGGGCTTTAGTAATCATATTAATAAAGCTTTCCCAAAACAAAAGGATCTTAAAGTAGCAATTGCTTATGATAGCAGAAATAATAGTAAAATCTTTGCAGAAGCCACTGCTAATGTATTTTCTGCTAACGGTTTTAAAGTATTTTTATTTGAATCGTTAAGACCAACTCCAGAATTATCATACGCTGTAAGAAAATTACAATGTATTGGTGGTGTTGTTATAACAGCCTCACATAATCCTAAAGAATATAATGGTTACAAGGCTTACTGGACAGATGGCGGACAACTTGTACCTCCTCACGATAAAAATGTTATAACTGAAGTTATTGCTATTAAATCGTTTAGCGATGTAAAAAATAAAGTTGTTGATGGTTCTATTACAATGTTAGGTAAAGAATTTGATGAACTTTATATAGATGAAATTGTTAAAACATCGCTTTCTCCAGAATCTATAAAGAATAATCATAATCTTAATATTGTTTACACTCCTATTCATGGTTCGGGTGTAAATCTGGTTCCATTAGCATTAAGTAAAATAGGTTTTACCAATGTTAATATATTAAAAGAACAATCTAAACCTGATGGTGATTTCCCAACAGTAAAAAGTCCGAATCCTGAGGAAAAAGCTGCACTGAATTTAGCTTTGGAAATGGCTGCAAAAATTAATGCTGACCTTATCCTTGCTACTGATCCGGATGCCGACAGAGTTGGCGTTGCAGTTAAAAACTTTAATGGTGAGCATATTTTGCTTAATGGAAACCAAACAGCATCATTATTGACATTCTACATGCTTTCAAAATATAAAGAAAATCATTTATTAAGAGGTAATGAGTATATTGTTAAAACAATCGTTACAACAGAATTACTTGCTTCAATTGCAAATGATTTTAATGTAGAATATTTTGATGTACTTACTGGATTTAAATATATTGCAGAGGTTATTCGTGAAAACGAAGGTAAAAAGAAATATATCTGTGGTGGTGAAGAAAGCTACGGTTTTTTAGTTGGAGATTATGTAAGAGATAAAGATGCTGTATCTGCTTGTGCTATGATTGCCGAATGTGCTGCTTGGGCTAAGGATAATGGAAAAACATTGTACAGTTTACTTATTGATATTTATTGTAAATATGGATTTTATAAAGAATCTTTATTGTCAATAACAAAAAAAGGTAGCGAAGGTCAAGAGGAAATTAAAAAGATGATGAAAACTTTTCGTCAGAACCCACCAATGGAAATAGCTGGTTCTAAGGTTAGCTGTATGAAAGATTATCTTTTACAGATTGATCATGATTTTACAAATAATTCAAAAAAATCAATAGATCAACCAAAATCAGATGTTTTGCAATTTATTACAGCAGATGGTTCCGTTGTTTCTATTCGTCCTTCGGGAACTGAACCTAAAATTAAATTTTATTTTGGGGTAAAAGAACCTCTCTCCTCACCTGCTAAATTTGATGAAGTAAATAAAAAACTCGATACAAAAATCGAAAAGATTATTGAATCTTTAAAATTACAGTAA
- the rfbD gene encoding dTDP-4-dehydrorhamnose reductase yields the protein MSKILVTGANGQLGSEIRELSNEFNSLSFIFTDVTELDITDLTLLKKFFNNNSVKYIINCAAYTAVDKAESEIKLAEKINITAVSNLIKFATHFNSKLIQISTDYVFDGTANIPYSETAPTNPKSAYGLTKLKGETEALRYNNSIIIRTSWLYSSYGNNFVKTMLKLGNDREELNVVYDQVGSPTYARDLAKAILQIIVNAEEKSDTFKSGIYNYANNGVCSWYDFAVEIMKFSGYKCKVNPIETKDYPTPAKRPAYSVLNKNKIQNTFNIEIPYWRDSLEDCLNKLKK from the coding sequence ATGTCAAAAATACTTGTAACCGGCGCTAACGGACAATTAGGTAGCGAAATCAGAGAATTAAGTAATGAATTTAATTCTTTAAGCTTTATTTTTACTGATGTTACTGAGCTAGATATTACAGATTTAACATTGCTCAAAAAATTCTTTAATAATAATAGTGTAAAGTATATTATTAACTGTGCTGCTTATACTGCAGTTGATAAGGCTGAGAGTGAAATAAAACTTGCCGAAAAAATTAATATTACTGCAGTTTCAAATCTTATAAAATTTGCAACACATTTTAATTCAAAACTAATTCAAATTTCAACTGATTATGTTTTTGATGGTACTGCAAATATTCCTTACAGTGAAACTGCCCCGACAAATCCAAAATCAGCATACGGATTAACAAAGTTAAAAGGCGAAACTGAAGCTTTGAGATATAATAATAGTATTATAATAAGAACATCCTGGCTATATTCTTCTTATGGAAATAATTTTGTTAAAACAATGCTTAAGCTTGGAAATGACAGAGAAGAATTGAATGTTGTTTATGATCAGGTTGGAAGTCCTACATATGCTAGAGATCTTGCAAAAGCAATTTTGCAAATAATTGTTAATGCTGAAGAAAAATCTGATACTTTTAAATCTGGTATTTATAATTATGCAAATAATGGTGTTTGCAGCTGGTATGATTTTGCTGTCGAAATAATGAAATTTTCAGGATATAAATGTAAAGTGAATCCTATCGAAACCAAGGATTATCCGACACCTGCAAAACGTCCTGCATATAGTGTTTTAAATAAAAACAAAATTCAAAATACTTTTAATATAGAGATTCCTTATTGGAGAGATAGCCTTGAAGATTGTTTGAATAAATTGAAAAAATAG
- the rfbC gene encoding dTDP-4-dehydrorhamnose 3,5-epimerase has protein sequence MKIIKTFIPGLVVIEPKVFSDQRGYFFESFNEKTFADNGLNYNFIQDNESKSTFGVIRGLHYQLEPYAQAKLVRVLQGCVLDVAVDLRKGSPTFGKWFGQELSCENKLQLLIPRGFAHGFSVLSETAIFIYKCDSLYNKEAERGINFNDQFLGIDWKIEENKRVISDKDIVQPLFNDAEKNFSF, from the coding sequence ATGAAAATTATTAAGACATTTATTCCCGGATTGGTAGTAATTGAACCTAAAGTTTTCTCAGATCAACGTGGTTATTTCTTTGAATCATTTAACGAAAAAACCTTTGCTGATAATGGTTTGAATTACAATTTTATTCAGGATAATGAATCCAAATCTACATTTGGTGTTATTCGAGGGTTGCATTATCAATTAGAACCATATGCTCAGGCAAAACTTGTAAGAGTTTTACAAGGTTGTGTATTGGATGTGGCGGTTGATTTAAGGAAAGGTAGTCCAACTTTCGGAAAATGGTTTGGACAGGAATTAAGTTGTGAAAACAAATTACAGCTACTTATTCCACGCGGTTTTGCACATGGATTTTCAGTATTATCAGAAACTGCAATTTTTATTTATAAATGTGACAGCTTATATAACAAAGAAGCAGAAAGAGGAATTAATTTTAATGATCAATTTTTAGGAATTGATTGGAAAATAGAAGAAAATAAAAGAGTTATTTCAGATAAAGATATCGTTCAACCTTTATTTAATGACGCAGAAAAAAACTTTAGTTTTTAA
- the rfbA gene encoding glucose-1-phosphate thymidylyltransferase RfbA, which translates to MKGIILAGGSGTRLYPITQTISKQIIPIYDKPMIYYPLSVLMMSGIREILIISTPKDIHLYKDLFGDGSHLGLQIVYEEQPSPDGLAQAFIIGEKFIGKDSVCMVLGDNIFYGYGFRKVLKEAAQLKDGAIVFGYYVKDPERYGVAEFDDNGKVISLEEKPKEAKSNYAVTGLYYYSNDVVEKAKNLKPSKRGELEITDLNRLYLEENRLGVKLLSRGMAWLDTGTHESLLQASNFIATIEERQGLKVACIEEIAFREGFINKEQLLAIAEIYKKNQYGEYLFQIANEKQIIS; encoded by the coding sequence ATGAAAGGCATCATTTTAGCAGGTGGCTCGGGCACTAGATTATACCCTATTACTCAAACAATCTCTAAGCAGATTATTCCTATATATGATAAGCCAATGATATATTATCCTTTATCTGTGCTTATGATGTCGGGTATTCGCGAGATTCTTATAATTTCTACCCCAAAAGATATTCACCTTTATAAAGATTTATTTGGTGATGGTTCTCATCTTGGTTTGCAAATTGTTTATGAAGAACAACCTTCACCAGATGGCTTAGCTCAGGCATTTATTATTGGAGAAAAATTTATTGGAAAAGATAGTGTATGCATGGTGTTAGGAGATAATATCTTTTATGGATATGGATTCAGAAAAGTTTTAAAAGAAGCTGCTCAACTAAAAGATGGAGCAATAGTTTTCGGGTATTACGTAAAAGATCCTGAAAGATATGGTGTTGCTGAATTTGATGATAATGGAAAAGTAATTAGTCTTGAAGAAAAACCTAAAGAAGCAAAATCTAATTATGCTGTTACCGGTCTTTACTATTACTCAAATGATGTAGTTGAAAAAGCTAAAAACCTAAAACCATCTAAACGTGGCGAATTAGAAATTACAGATTTAAACAGACTATATTTGGAAGAAAACCGCTTAGGAGTAAAACTTTTAAGTCGTGGAATGGCATGGTTAGATACCGGAACTCACGAAAGTTTGTTACAGGCCTCAAATTTCATTGCTACAATTGAAGAACGTCAGGGATTAAAGGTTGCGTGTATCGAAGAAATTGCATTTCGAGAAGGATTTATTAACAAAGAGCAATTACTCGCAATTGCTGAGATATATAAGAAAAACCAATATGGTGAATATTTATTTCAAATAGCAAATGAGAAACAAATTATTTCATAA
- a CDS encoding SDR family oxidoreductase, with translation MKKILVTGGAGFVGSHLCERLLNEGNEVICLDNYFTGSKENIAHLLGNPFFELIRHDVTMPIFLEVDEIYNLACPASPIHYQFNSIKTIKTSVMGAINMLGLAKRTQAKILQASTSEVYGDPDIHPQPESYWGNVNPIGIRSCYDEGKRCAESLFVNYNKQNNVSIKIIRIFNTYGPRMHPNDGRVVSNFIVQALNNKDITVFGEGSQTRSFQYVSDLVEGMIRMMATPKEFTGPVNIGNPGEFTILELAQKVIDLTNSKSKIIYMPLPEDDPTQRQPDITLAKKELNGWEPKIPLDEGLKQTINYFKNSLKL, from the coding sequence ATGAAAAAAATATTGGTAACCGGTGGAGCAGGATTTGTTGGCTCTCACCTATGCGAAAGATTATTAAATGAAGGAAACGAAGTAATTTGTCTCGATAACTATTTTACCGGTTCAAAAGAAAACATTGCTCATTTGTTAGGAAATCCATTTTTTGAGTTAATTAGGCACGATGTTACAATGCCTATTTTTCTTGAAGTTGATGAAATTTACAATCTTGCATGTCCCGCCTCTCCTATTCACTACCAGTTTAATTCAATAAAAACTATTAAAACTTCTGTAATGGGTGCAATTAATATGCTTGGTCTTGCTAAAAGAACTCAGGCTAAAATTTTGCAGGCTTCTACTTCTGAAGTTTATGGTGATCCTGATATTCACCCACAACCCGAATCATACTGGGGTAATGTTAATCCTATTGGAATTCGCTCTTGTTACGATGAAGGAAAGCGTTGTGCCGAATCACTTTTTGTGAATTATAACAAACAAAATAATGTAAGCATAAAAATTATCAGAATTTTTAATACTTATGGTCCACGCATGCATCCAAATGATGGTCGTGTAGTTTCAAATTTTATTGTTCAGGCATTAAATAATAAAGATATTACTGTTTTTGGTGAAGGCTCTCAAACACGTAGTTTCCAATATGTATCAGATCTTGTAGAAGGTATGATCAGAATGATGGCAACACCTAAAGAGTTTACAGGACCAGTAAATATTGGTAATCCTGGTGAATTCACAATACTTGAACTTGCACAAAAAGTTATTGATTTAACAAATTCCAAATCAAAAATTATATATATGCCTCTTCCTGAGGATGACCCTACTCAACGTCAACCAGATATTACTTTAGCAAAAAAAGAACTAAACGGTTGGGAACCAAAAATTCCTTTAGATGAAGGGTTAAAACAAACTATAAATTATTTCAAAAACTCTTTAAAACTTTAA